A portion of the Candidatus Paceibacterota bacterium genome contains these proteins:
- a CDS encoding DUF5320 domain-containing protein, with translation MPRFDATGPMGYGPGTGRGMGPCGAGMARGRGRGGRGFRRFWGYMPYQGEITKKEEVEMLEDDAEVLEEELKEVKERLKNLKGK, from the coding sequence ATGCCAAGATTTGATGCAACTGGTCCTATGGGCTACGGCCCTGGAACTGGAAGAGGAATGGGTCCTTGCGGCGCCGGAATGGCAAGAGGTAGAGGAAGAGGAGGTCGTGGATTTAGAAGGTTTTGGGGTTATATGCCCTATCAGGGAGAAATTACCAAAAAAGAGGAAGTTGAAATGTTAGAAGACGATGCTGAGGTTTTAGAAGAAGAACTTAAAGAAGTAAAAGAAAGGTTAAAAAATCTAAAAGGCAAGTAA